The following is a genomic window from bacterium.
TCCTTCCTATTAATATTTCTCTATATTGGTTAAAGAGGGTATCTATTTTCCCATAGATTTTCCTCAAAGCAGAGAGTTTATCCTGGTATTGCATATAAGCTCTAACTTTTTTAACCGTAGCCTCATCGCTCTTCTTGCCTACATACCGTTGTTTTAACTTTCCATTGACCTTTTGGCTTAGGTACAAGAAAGGACCGTGTTTTTCACCCCGTGTACACTTGCAATTACCTTTTCGACAAGCAGTATAAATTTGGAACAATG
Proteins encoded in this region:
- a CDS encoding DUF6788 family protein, translated to MDLSEIRKKISLLQKERGFLENSLMQIRSRMEAGSLFQIYTACRKGNCKCTRGEKHGPFLYLSQKVNGKLKQRYVGKKSDEATVKKVRAYMQYQDKLSALRKIYGKIDTLFNQYREILIGRRKVNEGRRANRKNTRDICQDDSSFLS